The Fundidesulfovibrio magnetotacticus genome contains the following window.
TGGCCAACTACAACGCCATGGGCGTGGCCAAGGCCAGTCTGGAGTGCTGCGTGCGCTACCTGGCCGTGGACCTGGGGGCGCGCGGCGTGCGCGTGAACGCCCTGAGCGCCGGCCCCGTGCGCACCATGGCGGCGGCGGCCATACCGGGCTTCAGGAGCATCCTGGGGGCCATCGAGGACAAGTCCCCCCTGCGGCGCAACATCACCCTGGAGGACATCGGCCGCTGCGCCCTCTACCTGGCCTCGGACCTCTCCTCGGGCACCACGGGGCAGACCGTGTTCGTGGATTCGGGCTACAACATCATGGGCATCTAGCGGCACGCAGGCCGCGTGCCGCATTTCCCCGGAACAACGCCGTTGCATTTACCCAGGGATTCCGTATGACGCAATAGAGCGCGAACCGTTCGTGCGGCAAAGAAGACGTGCGGCGATCCATTCTGAAGAAGGGGAAGGCAATGCCCAAACCATCATGGAGTGCCATTGCGTTGTGTTTCCTGGCGTTTTCACTTCCGACAGGCGTTGCTCGCCCGGAGGTGCCCATCGTGTTCAACCTCCCCTCGGGAGCGGACCCGGACAAGGTGTTCGTCTCCTTCTTCAACAACGGGGGGAGCATCGACGGATGGTACTACGACGATGCAGGCGGCAAGGAGACGCTCAAGACCAACACCTCCTATTCGATGTCCCAGCTGACGGACAACGCCAAGGACAAGGACAAGCCGAAATCCGTCGGCGTGGGCGTGCCGAGCGATGTGCCCGCCGTGATGGTGAACAGCTTCAACAGCGGACGGATCTACATCAGCTACGGCAGCGCCATGGACTATTCCGGCGGATTCCCGGACCCCGGGAACAGTTCGGACAAGAACAGGAACACGCGGTATCAGTACCTGGAGCCCACCATCTCCGGCAGCACGATCAACGTGGACCTTTCCTACATCGACGATCTTTCGATCCCCCTGAGCATGGAGGCGGTCAACGCCTCCAAGAGCGCCACCAATTCGCCCCAGAAGACCACCGTGAGCGGCGCCGACCTGGCCAAGGCGGCATCCAGCGCGGCGACATCCACCTCGGCGGTCTACAAGGAAGGGTCCATCGGCAGTTCTCTCTCGGGAGACTTCAAGCGCGTGCTCACGCCCCACAACGACGGCAGCCTCTACCACGACTGGTCCTGGCTCAAGGCCGACAAGCCCACGGCGACCCTTGAGAACTACTTCAACGGAGTGGGGGAAAAGCCCAGCGAGGCCTCGCTCAAGGCGCAACAGTACAAGTTCACCGTGACGTTCGACGGTTCCGGCAACGCCTCCATCACCGGCAGCGGCGACAGCATCAAGAGCAGCACCATCACCATCAACTTCACGGACCTGAACGCCGCCACGGGCGTCTACGGGGCCAACCCCTCCTACACGGTGAGCAACTACGACAACACCGGCAAGAGCAAGACGTTCAACGGCATCAACAACGACATCTACGGCTACATCGTGGGCGACCTGCTGGCCGGGCTGGACTGGGGCTTCGTGGGCAGCACGACAAAGCTCGGGGGAACCGAGATCGGCAAGCTCTCCAGCGCCCACTGGTGGGGCGGCAAGACCTCGGACGGCAAGACGGTCTCCCCGGGCGACAGCGCCGTGGGCCAGGGGCTGGTGTTCTCCAAGGCCCAGTCGGACTCCAAAAAGTACGACAACTACGCCGCCAACCTGGACGGCAAGACCGCGGGCTACGCCGCGCCGTTCCAGGACCGGGCAGGAAGCAACCTCCTGTTCTTCGACAGGGGAAAGGACTCCTCGGCCTACCTGGAAGTGAGCATCGGGAAGGACTGACCGACCGCTTGTGAAAGCGACGCCGGCCCCCTGGGGTCGGCGTCGGGCACTCCCGGAGCCGGGGGCAACGGTTTCGGGACGAAGTGTGTGTGGAAATTTGGAGTTCTGTGAGCAGGGTCCCCGTGATGAACACTCCGTGTCTGGTTGCGTGGGGACAATCTGCCATTTCGGCGTGCATCGTGTCTTATTCTTGCCAAGAAAATATGGCTTTCCGACAAATATCAATGCATTTCTCAACAATTAAGCTGTTGGTTTCGTAGTGCTGGTAGTGTGATCTGACGAAGTCTACGGCGGATATTTTTGCGCTATAGATTGAAAAACAGGCGCTTCCATTCTGTACTAGTGAAAGTTCGTTCCTGATTTTCTCGTTGACGAGCCATTGAATGTAATTGAGACGATCTGATGTTGCATTAACAATGTGCTGAGGCAATCTACCCATCCCCAGAATGCCGAGGAGAGAGTTGGCTGCGTCGTGAAGCAAGCATGCGTTCGGGTGGTTAAAGGTGTGGAACAAGATGCCACTCTTGTAACTTTTGTAGAGGTTGTCCGTGAATTTGACATCCCAATGCCTTTCCCTGTGGTATAGCTCCTCAAACAGAGAGGAGAGATAGGTTCTGTAGCCTCTTTCGATCCAATCCCCGGATGTCAGGCGCTTGGCGCAATCCTCCGGGGTTACTCCGTCGAAATAGGACGTTACGATCAGGGCCGAGTGGTAGTTGGTGAGGGGGGCGTTCCTCGGGGTGGCGTCGTCTGTCTTCAGGGTCACCATGTCCGGAAAATACCCTGTGAAATGAAATGTTGGAAAGACGATCGTTGACTGCGCAATGCCCTTTGCGACGTTGGTTTTCAGTGGACAATGTAGGTTCAAGAGGTCCTGGGTGACAAGCAAATCAATCCTCGGCAGAAGCATATCGGATACAAAGTGTTGAAGCTCGATGGACATTTCATGTATCGGAGGGATGGAATTGATGATAGAATATTCTGAAGTGAATTCTTCGTGTAACTCAAGAATGGATGACATTGCTATTGATTGGCAGTTTCCGATGATGAGTGCTGTTTTTTTTGACGAGCAAAAGTATGTTGCATCAATGAAATCCATCAGTGACTGGTTGTCGCCCGAGCGTGACAAGAAATTTGAGAAG
Protein-coding sequences here:
- a CDS encoding beta-1,3-glucanase family protein yields the protein MFNLPSGADPDKVFVSFFNNGGSIDGWYYDDAGGKETLKTNTSYSMSQLTDNAKDKDKPKSVGVGVPSDVPAVMVNSFNSGRIYISYGSAMDYSGGFPDPGNSSDKNRNTRYQYLEPTISGSTINVDLSYIDDLSIPLSMEAVNASKSATNSPQKTTVSGADLAKAASSAATSTSAVYKEGSIGSSLSGDFKRVLTPHNDGSLYHDWSWLKADKPTATLENYFNGVGEKPSEASLKAQQYKFTVTFDGSGNASITGSGDSIKSSTITINFTDLNAATGVYGANPSYTVSNYDNTGKSKTFNGINNDIYGYIVGDLLAGLDWGFVGSTTKLGGTEIGKLSSAHWWGGKTSDGKTVSPGDSAVGQGLVFSKAQSDSKKYDNYAANLDGKTAGYAAPFQDRAGSNLLFFDRGKDSSAYLEVSIGKD
- a CDS encoding WcbI family polysaccharide biosynthesis putative acetyltransferase, which produces RYPDKTNGWIGLTNVLLSQGKLDEAEGVAGKAKALFPEDFPALERFAHTLHRGGKRRAAEEAYKLLINRFPDKTHGWIGLTNLLLSQDKPDEAESVALRAKVLFPDDFPTLERCAHLRHRKGMYRDAEVAYRTLSERYPEKVQAWTGLTNALLVQNKLEEAESVARNAAALFPNEFSALERHAHCCLRNNKFNDSNRTYRSIDRLLTLPAQYHDFASALEHLGEHEEAKRIYKLALNKLGNHPILINGFSNFLSRSGDNQSLMDFIDATYFCSSKKTALIIGNCQSIAMSSILELHEEFTSEYSIINSIPPIHEMSIELQHFVSDMLLPRIDLLVTQDLLNLHCPLKTNVAKGIAQSTIVFPTFHFTGYFPDMVTLKTDDATPRNAPLTNYHSALIVTSYFDGVTPEDCAKRLTSGDWIERGYRTYLSSLFEELYHRERHWDVKFTDNLYKSYKSGILFHTFNHPNACLLHDAANSLLGILGMGRLPQHIVNATSDRLNYIQWLVNEKIRNELSLVQNGSACFSIYSAKISAVDFVRSHYQHYETNSLIVEKCIDICRKAIFSWQE